Proteins encoded within one genomic window of Bacillus thuringiensis:
- the fliI gene encoding flagellar protein export ATPase FliI codes for MNRLLMNENQKWNTFIETPFYTKVGKVHSVQEQFFVAKGPKAKIGDVCLVGEHSVLCEVIAIEKENNMLLPFEQTEKVCYGDSVTLIAEDVVIPRGNHLLGKVLSANGEVLNENAENMPLQKIKLDAPPIHAFEREEITDVFETGIKSIDSMLTIGIGQKIGIFAGSGVGKSTLLGMIAKNAKADINVISLVGERGREVKDFIRKELGEEGMKKSVVVVATSDESHLMQLRAAKLATSIAEYFRDQGNNVLLMMDSVTRFADARRSVDIAVKELPIGGKTLLMESYMKKLLERSGKTQKGSITGIYTVLVDGDDLNGPVPDLARGILDGHIVLKRELATLSHYPAISVLDSVSRIMEEIVSSNHWKLANEMRKILSVYKENELYFKLGTIQENAENAYIFECKNKVEGINTFLKQGRSDRFQFDDIVEAMHHIV; via the coding sequence ATGAATCGACTGTTAATGAATGAAAACCAAAAGTGGAATACATTTATTGAAACACCGTTTTATACGAAAGTCGGTAAAGTTCATAGTGTGCAAGAGCAGTTTTTCGTAGCGAAAGGACCAAAGGCGAAAATCGGTGATGTTTGCCTCGTTGGAGAACATAGCGTCTTATGTGAAGTAATTGCAATTGAAAAAGAAAACAATATGTTACTCCCATTTGAACAGACAGAAAAAGTATGTTACGGAGATTCAGTTACATTAATTGCAGAAGATGTTGTTATACCTCGTGGTAATCATTTGCTCGGAAAAGTGTTAAGCGCAAATGGTGAAGTGTTAAATGAGAACGCTGAAAACATGCCATTGCAAAAAATAAAGTTAGATGCTCCGCCTATTCATGCATTTGAACGTGAAGAGATTACTGACGTATTTGAAACGGGAATTAAATCTATTGATTCTATGCTAACAATTGGTATCGGTCAAAAGATTGGTATTTTTGCTGGATCAGGTGTTGGTAAATCTACTTTACTCGGAATGATTGCTAAAAATGCAAAAGCTGATATAAACGTTATTAGTTTAGTGGGAGAGCGTGGCCGAGAAGTAAAGGACTTTATTCGAAAAGAATTGGGCGAGGAAGGTATGAAGAAAAGCGTCGTTGTTGTAGCGACGTCAGATGAAAGTCATCTTATGCAACTTCGTGCAGCTAAGCTTGCAACATCTATTGCTGAATATTTCCGAGACCAAGGCAATAACGTACTACTTATGATGGACTCTGTTACTCGTTTTGCTGATGCACGTAGAAGTGTTGATATTGCCGTTAAAGAGTTGCCAATCGGTGGTAAAACACTCTTAATGGAAAGTTATATGAAGAAGCTGTTAGAGCGCTCAGGGAAAACGCAAAAGGGATCTATAACAGGTATATATACTGTACTCGTTGATGGGGATGATTTAAACGGACCTGTACCAGATTTAGCACGTGGTATTTTAGATGGGCATATTGTATTAAAGCGTGAACTTGCAACGCTCAGTCATTACCCCGCCATTTCAGTGTTAGATTCAGTAAGTAGGATTATGGAAGAGATCGTGTCATCTAACCATTGGAAACTTGCAAATGAAATGAGAAAAATCTTATCTGTTTATAAAGAAAATGAATTGTATTTTAAATTAGGGACGATTCAAGAAAATGCAGAGAATGCTTATATTTTTGAATGTAAAAACAAAGTAGAAGGTATAAATACGTTTTTAAAACAAGGTCGATCTGATCGTTTCCAATTTGATGATATTGTTGAAGCGATGCACCATATCGTATAA
- the fliE gene encoding flagellar hook-basal body complex protein FliE, giving the protein MKIQPMLNTQPFGAIQSIGAPKTSQTSVVEGKKFIDLLEDMNQTQNNAQTAVYDLLTKGVGETHDVLIQQKKAESQMKTAALVRDNLIENYKSLINMQI; this is encoded by the coding sequence ATGAAAATCCAACCAATGCTAAATACGCAACCATTTGGAGCAATTCAGTCAATTGGTGCACCGAAAACTTCTCAAACATCTGTAGTTGAAGGGAAAAAGTTTATTGATTTATTGGAAGATATGAATCAAACGCAAAACAATGCGCAAACAGCAGTATATGATTTACTAACTAAAGGGGTAGGAGAAACGCATGACGTTTTAATTCAGCAGAAGAAGGCTGAATCTCAAATGAAAACGGCTGCTCTCGTACGTGATAATCTTATTGAAAATTATAAGTCACTAATTAATATGCAAATTTAG
- the flgC gene encoding flagellar basal body rod protein FlgC, translating to MFQAINASGSGLTTARKWMEVTSNNIVNANTTAAPGANLYERRSVVLESNNRFANMLDGSPTNGVKIKSIEADKTENLVYDPTHPHANEEGYVRYPNIDVTAEMTNVMVAQKMYEANTSVLNANKKMLDKDLEIGRG from the coding sequence ATGTTTCAGGCAATTAATGCAAGTGGCTCAGGACTAACGACAGCGAGAAAGTGGATGGAAGTTACTTCGAACAATATTGTAAATGCAAATACAACGGCTGCTCCGGGGGCAAATTTATATGAGCGTCGTAGTGTAGTACTAGAATCAAACAATAGGTTTGCAAATATGTTAGATGGGTCTCCTACTAATGGGGTAAAAATAAAAAGTATTGAAGCAGATAAAACTGAAAACTTAGTGTATGACCCAACACATCCACATGCGAATGAAGAAGGATATGTACGTTATCCAAATATTGATGTGACTGCTGAAATGACGAATGTAATGGTTGCTCAAAAAATGTATGAAGCGAATACAAGTGTATTAAATGCGAATAAAAAAATGCTTGATAAAGATTTAGAAATCGGCCGAGGATAA
- the flgB gene encoding flagellar basal body rod protein FlgB, whose protein sequence is MPDLVSDVGHYMNYLVTKRNTVSSNIANANTPGYKAQDVAFAEQMNKSSALYKNNVADLKSNPELYQTNEMHLPTVNTKNTYAKIQTKSMQTNKDGNSVDVTTEMLDLMKANQLYGISINAINTQYAINQAARGR, encoded by the coding sequence ATGCCAGATTTAGTGAGTGATGTAGGCCATTATATGAATTATTTAGTGACGAAACGAAATACTGTTTCTAGTAATATTGCAAATGCGAATACACCCGGCTATAAAGCACAAGATGTAGCATTTGCTGAGCAAATGAATAAAAGTAGTGCATTATATAAAAACAATGTTGCAGACTTAAAGAGTAATCCAGAGTTATATCAAACGAATGAAATGCACTTACCGACAGTGAATACGAAAAATACATATGCAAAGATTCAAACGAAGTCAATGCAAACGAATAAAGATGGAAATAGTGTGGATGTAACGACAGAAATGCTAGATTTAATGAAAGCAAATCAGTTATACGGTATTTCAATTAACGCGATTAATACACAATATGCAATTAACCAAGCAGCTCGCGGACGTTAA
- the fliS gene encoding flagellar export chaperone FliS has translation MQAWQRYMQNDIMTSNPIKNTIFIYERCIVEFRNLEELLNAFKIQEGDALLEKLERIFEELKLQLNPEITKDLYDSLYGLYDWISIQIQTMKVTREAKDMDAIVKVLQDLIDGYRGALGNEQ, from the coding sequence ATGCAAGCATGGCAACGTTATATGCAAAATGATATTATGACGAGTAATCCGATTAAAAATACAATTTTTATTTATGAAAGATGTATTGTAGAGTTTCGTAATTTAGAAGAACTGTTGAATGCTTTTAAAATACAAGAAGGAGATGCGCTTCTTGAAAAGTTAGAACGTATTTTTGAAGAATTAAAGCTTCAATTAAATCCTGAAATTACGAAAGATTTATATGATAGTTTATATGGCTTATATGATTGGATTAGCATTCAAATTCAAACGATGAAAGTAACGCGTGAAGCAAAAGACATGGATGCGATTGTGAAAGTGTTACAAGATTTAATAGATGGTTACCGCGGAGCACTTGGAAATGAACAATGA
- a CDS encoding flagellar hook-associated protein 2 yields the protein MAGTTMTGIGGRQQIWNLGNNMIDTSNLVELELQALDMRKTPYTKEKNDLTNDKLLYTSLKSEFSSFTQTFKNLAAFKGNEKKVTTTQEGYIDVKADGGAIAGTFNMTITQLAQRHQIASNKVTDINAKLPKDETIKLGDKELKVTTDMTYKDLINKINDGDYGVSAYTLGDKIFMTSKKEGAMNEIKLEKTPPNVLTDLFYSKVEGKDPLATEMKLNTINEALDAKYTINGIEGKSPSNTIEALPGVKIELLKVTEPKVEGTSDAGTTTEPKAKGIDLKFTVSDSNVTDAANVIKKMVADYNKAVSTVDIFAGKGGAFQGQAIMQSVRQAMNNVVTFSQDGNYLFSFGIQLKQDGTMEVNDEKLTQALKEKPDAAKQFFFSSNGLGKMMEEPLDKLFGDKGVVGERVKNIDSRVSDLDKKIKDIETQNLQKQDEIVKKYQKLESTLAALDSQLKTIKAMTKQKSDD from the coding sequence ATGGCAGGAACAACGATGACAGGTATTGGTGGTAGACAACAGATTTGGAACCTTGGAAATAATATGATCGATACTTCTAACCTAGTAGAATTAGAGCTGCAAGCGTTAGATATGAGGAAAACACCGTATACGAAAGAAAAGAATGATCTTACAAATGATAAACTATTATATACAAGTTTGAAATCGGAATTTAGCTCTTTCACACAAACTTTTAAAAACCTAGCGGCTTTTAAAGGGAATGAAAAAAAAGTAACGACAACGCAAGAAGGCTATATAGATGTAAAAGCTGATGGTGGTGCGATTGCTGGCACTTTTAATATGACGATTACTCAGCTCGCACAGCGTCATCAAATAGCCTCTAATAAGGTTACTGATATAAATGCGAAGCTTCCTAAAGATGAAACAATAAAACTAGGTGATAAAGAATTAAAAGTAACAACTGATATGACATATAAGGATTTAATTAATAAAATTAATGACGGAGATTATGGTGTATCGGCTTATACACTTGGAGATAAAATTTTCATGACTTCGAAAAAAGAAGGGGCAATGAATGAAATTAAATTAGAAAAGACACCGCCTAATGTACTTACAGATTTGTTTTATTCGAAAGTGGAAGGAAAAGACCCACTTGCCACGGAAATGAAATTAAATACTATTAACGAAGCATTAGATGCAAAATATACTATTAATGGTATTGAAGGTAAAAGTCCTAGCAATACAATTGAAGCTCTTCCAGGCGTAAAAATTGAATTGTTAAAAGTAACTGAGCCGAAAGTAGAAGGAACGTCAGATGCAGGTACAACAACAGAACCAAAAGCAAAAGGCATAGATCTAAAATTCACAGTAAGTGACTCAAACGTAACAGACGCAGCAAATGTTATTAAAAAAATGGTTGCGGATTATAATAAAGCTGTTTCTACAGTAGATATCTTTGCTGGTAAAGGTGGAGCCTTCCAAGGGCAAGCTATTATGCAAAGTGTGCGTCAAGCTATGAACAATGTTGTAACATTTTCACAAGATGGTAATTACTTATTCTCATTTGGAATTCAATTAAAGCAAGATGGAACGATGGAAGTTAATGATGAAAAATTAACACAAGCACTAAAAGAGAAGCCAGATGCAGCAAAGCAATTTTTCTTTAGTTCTAACGGTTTAGGAAAAATGATGGAAGAACCACTTGATAAGTTATTTGGTGATAAAGGTGTAGTTGGAGAACGAGTAAAAAACATTGATTCACGTGTAAGTGATTTAGATAAAAAGATTAAAGATATTGAAACGCAAAATTTGCAAAAACAAGATGAAATTGTGAAGAAGTATCAAAAGCTAGAGAGTACATTAGCGGCGCTTGATAGCCAATTAAAAACAATTAAAGCAATGACAAAACAAAAAAGTGATGATTAA
- a CDS encoding flagellar motor switch protein FliG encodes MLDEISSKEKAAILIRTLEEGVAAKVIEYMTAEEKEVLLREIAKFRVYKPETLENVLGEFLYELNVKELNLVTPDKEYIRRIFKNMPEDELEKLLEDLWYNKDNPFEFLNSLTDLEPLLTVLNDESPQTIAIIASYIKPQLASQLIERLPDHKRVETVMGIAKLEQVDGELINQIGDLLKSKLNNMAFNAINKTDGLKTIVNILNNVSRGVEKTVFQKLDEMDYELSEKIKENMFVFEDLLGLEDLALRRVLEEITDNGVIAKALKIAKEEIKEKLFTCMSSNRKEMILEELDGLGPLKMTDAEKAQQTITGTVKKLEKEGRIIVQRGEDDVLI; translated from the coding sequence ATGTTAGATGAAATCTCCTCCAAAGAAAAAGCTGCCATCCTTATTCGTACATTAGAAGAAGGGGTGGCAGCAAAAGTCATTGAATATATGACGGCTGAGGAAAAAGAAGTATTACTTCGTGAAATCGCGAAGTTTCGTGTATATAAACCGGAAACGTTAGAAAATGTACTAGGGGAGTTCTTGTATGAATTAAATGTAAAAGAATTAAACCTAGTGACTCCGGATAAAGAATATATTCGTCGCATATTTAAAAATATGCCAGAAGACGAACTAGAAAAATTATTGGAAGATCTTTGGTATAACAAAGATAATCCGTTTGAATTCTTAAATTCACTTACAGATTTAGAACCGCTTCTTACTGTACTTAATGATGAATCGCCACAAACGATTGCGATTATCGCTTCTTATATTAAACCGCAGCTTGCTTCTCAATTAATTGAGAGATTACCAGATCATAAGCGAGTAGAAACGGTAATGGGGATTGCGAAGCTAGAGCAAGTTGATGGTGAATTAATAAATCAAATTGGTGATTTATTAAAATCAAAATTAAATAATATGGCATTTAATGCAATTAATAAAACGGATGGCTTGAAAACAATAGTAAACATTTTAAATAATGTTTCACGAGGTGTTGAAAAAACAGTCTTTCAAAAGCTGGATGAAATGGATTATGAGTTATCTGAGAAAATTAAAGAAAACATGTTTGTATTTGAAGACTTACTCGGACTTGAAGATCTTGCACTTCGTCGTGTATTAGAAGAAATTACAGATAACGGTGTTATTGCGAAAGCACTTAAAATTGCAAAAGAAGAAATTAAAGAGAAATTATTTACATGTATGTCTTCAAACCGTAAAGAGATGATTCTAGAAGAATTAGATGGCTTAGGACCGCTTAAGATGACGGATGCTGAAAAGGCACAGCAAACGATTACAGGCACAGTGAAAAAGCTAGAGAAGGAAGGAAGAATTATCGTTCAAAGAGGTGAAGATGATGTCCTTATTTAA
- a CDS encoding flagellar hook-associated protein 3, whose translation MRVSTFQNASWAKNQLMDLNVQQQYHRNQVTSGKKNLFMSEDPLAASKSFAIQHSLANIEQMQKDLADSKNVLTQTENTLQGVLKSVTRTDQLMLQALSEQNGEKELKAIGAEIDQILKQVVYLANTKEQGRYIFGGDSTEKPPFTEDGTYQGGQNDVNWQLNDGYELKAFRNGEALLSPVIKTLKQISEAMQNGDQKALQPLLGENKKNLDGIINRTTEVGSTMNTMETFKTILSEQNLALQENRKEIEDVDLAVAISDLAYINATYEATLKAVSTMSKTSILDYM comes from the coding sequence ATGAGAGTATCTACATTTCAAAATGCAAGCTGGGCAAAGAATCAGTTAATGGATTTGAATGTGCAACAACAATACCACCGAAATCAAGTAACTTCAGGGAAGAAAAACCTTTTTATGAGTGAAGATCCACTTGCAGCAAGTAAATCATTTGCGATTCAACATTCATTGGCGAATATTGAACAAATGCAAAAAGATTTAGCGGATTCGAAAAATGTATTAACACAAACTGAGAATACTTTACAAGGTGTTTTGAAATCTGTAACGAGAACAGATCAATTAATGTTGCAGGCGTTAAGTGAGCAAAATGGTGAAAAAGAATTGAAGGCCATCGGTGCAGAGATTGATCAAATTTTAAAACAAGTTGTATATTTAGCGAATACGAAAGAGCAAGGTCGTTATATTTTCGGTGGTGATAGTACAGAGAAACCACCATTTACAGAAGATGGTACGTATCAAGGTGGACAAAATGATGTGAACTGGCAACTAAATGACGGTTATGAATTAAAAGCATTTCGTAACGGCGAAGCGTTATTATCCCCTGTTATAAAAACATTAAAACAGATAAGTGAAGCGATGCAAAACGGTGACCAAAAAGCGTTACAGCCGTTATTAGGAGAAAATAAGAAAAACCTAGATGGCATCATTAACCGTACAACTGAAGTTGGTTCGACAATGAACACAATGGAGACATTTAAAACGATTTTAAGTGAACAAAATTTAGCGCTTCAAGAAAATCGTAAAGAAATTGAAGATGTTGATTTAGCGGTAGCAATCTCTGATTTAGCGTATATAAACGCGACGTATGAAGCGACGCTTAAAGCAGTTAGTACGATGAGTAAAACGAGTATTTTAGACTACATGTAA
- a CDS encoding flagellar hook assembly protein FlgD, with product MPTVGLNTTSTNHIPLQAGAQTKNASVTGAQSTAQQANGVSASTQKTPGIMDKDDFLKLFLASFQHQDPFNAMDMNQMMNQTAQLSLMEQVQNMTKAVDKLQSTMYSTALDGGMKFLGKYVRGVSNNGKQVTGQVETVRLAENNDVQLIVDNQVVSLRFIERVSDKPITETNPEDEKKDDIEKNEEVKPD from the coding sequence GTGCCAACAGTTGGATTAAATACAACGAGTACAAATCATATTCCGTTACAAGCAGGAGCACAAACAAAAAACGCATCTGTTACTGGTGCACAGTCGACAGCTCAACAAGCAAACGGAGTATCAGCAAGTACTCAAAAAACACCCGGTATTATGGATAAAGATGATTTCCTGAAACTTTTCTTAGCAAGCTTTCAACATCAAGACCCGTTTAATGCGATGGATATGAACCAAATGATGAACCAAACAGCACAGCTATCGCTTATGGAGCAAGTACAGAATATGACGAAAGCGGTAGATAAACTGCAATCAACGATGTATTCGACAGCTCTTGATGGAGGGATGAAGTTTTTAGGAAAGTACGTTAGAGGTGTAAGCAATAATGGAAAGCAAGTGACTGGTCAAGTGGAAACAGTTCGACTTGCTGAAAATAACGATGTGCAACTTATTGTTGATAATCAAGTTGTCTCACTTCGTTTCATAGAAAGGGTTTCTGATAAACCAATAACAGAAACTAATCCGGAAGATGAGAAGAAAGATGATATAGAAAAAAATGAAGAGGTTAAGCCAGATTAA
- a CDS encoding flagellar hook-length control protein FliK gives MIQSVLPVQQSLPPQKEKGLEVQSKSEDSSFDRTMRMENKKQPKTEKMKQEEAPKEEKKEYILSKQAVTKEEPIVKKEEKKETEQLLLAVSEQMVAIEQLRVQPELLYQYIQKIQELYKEYGNIKLNELPAAELQQLQELLSNMNIKNAICLEDTMQTVLDKVTMPEQTMQVLKVVETETCNIAKKQEESKELDGDLPKAESDDVKIELPEGDVFNDSSSAGAELLNKATSTDQVGKSNSGAEKVSLPDLGKKMEAQVEALQKFVVKQERVLFQLNPEKLGTLTVFMKKHGDQIDVHVEMEKHDAKKRVEIIFDELRLKLKEKEINIQISYSDKDENRKEQREQEQRQKQKLASTKHEKQHAKEFAGLLEE, from the coding sequence GTGATACAGTCTGTATTACCGGTGCAACAAAGTTTACCTCCGCAAAAAGAAAAAGGGCTAGAAGTACAATCAAAAAGTGAAGATTCTTCATTCGATCGTACGATGAGAATGGAAAATAAAAAGCAGCCGAAAACGGAGAAAATGAAACAAGAAGAAGCACCAAAAGAAGAAAAAAAAGAATATATTCTTTCTAAACAAGCAGTAACGAAAGAAGAGCCAATTGTAAAGAAAGAAGAAAAAAAAGAGACAGAACAGTTGTTATTAGCTGTATCTGAGCAAATGGTTGCAATTGAACAATTACGTGTGCAGCCAGAATTGTTATATCAATACATACAAAAAATACAAGAGCTGTATAAAGAATATGGAAATATAAAACTTAACGAATTACCTGCAGCTGAATTACAACAGTTACAAGAGCTTCTTTCCAATATGAATATCAAAAATGCTATATGTTTAGAAGATACAATGCAAACGGTGTTAGATAAAGTGACGATGCCAGAGCAAACGATGCAAGTATTGAAAGTGGTAGAAACAGAAACTTGTAATATTGCAAAGAAACAAGAAGAGTCCAAAGAATTAGATGGAGATCTTCCGAAAGCTGAGAGCGATGATGTAAAGATAGAGTTGCCAGAAGGTGATGTATTCAACGATTCAAGTTCTGCGGGTGCGGAGTTATTAAATAAAGCAACGAGTACCGACCAAGTAGGAAAATCCAATAGTGGCGCTGAGAAAGTTTCATTGCCTGACTTAGGAAAGAAAATGGAAGCACAAGTAGAAGCACTGCAAAAGTTTGTAGTGAAACAAGAACGTGTTTTGTTCCAGTTAAATCCAGAAAAACTTGGTACATTAACAGTGTTTATGAAAAAACATGGAGATCAAATTGATGTTCACGTAGAAATGGAAAAACATGATGCGAAAAAACGTGTTGAAATCATTTTCGATGAATTGAGACTAAAGTTAAAGGAAAAAGAAATCAATATTCAAATTAGCTATTCAGATAAAGATGAAAACCGTAAAGAACAGCGAGAACAAGAGCAAAGACAAAAACAAAAATTAGCAAGTACGAAACATGAAAAACAACATGCAAAAGAATTTGCGGGATTATTGGAGGAATAA
- a CDS encoding flagellar M-ring protein FliF C-terminal domain-containing protein, with product MEKMKNVIQSLKTWHKLVIGAALLAIVTGALLYFTLPDKYVVVYQNLNDADKQEITAELSKLGVDYQLAADGSIRVQKNDAPWVRKEMNGMGLPFNSKSGEEILLESSLGSSEQDKKMKQIVGTKKQLEQDIVRNFATVETANVQITLPEKETIFDEEKAKGTAAITVGVKRGQLLTADQVAGIQQMISAAVPGVKAEEVSVIDSKKGIISKGADEAHSTSSSSYEKEVEMQHQIEGKLKQDIDATLMTMFKPNEYKVNTKVSVNYDEVTRQSEKYGDKGVLRSKQEQEESSTAQEGAETKQGAGITANGEVPNYGTNNNQNGKIVYDNKNGNKIENYEIDKTVETIKKHPELTKTNVVVWVDNDTLVKRKMDMTTFKEAIGTAAGLQADPNGNFTNGQVNVVTVQFDQPKEEKKKEPEESGINWWLFGGIPAGLLAIGGLVWFLLARRKRKKEEEEYEEYLAEEEIAASNESIMEIPEEKIVPEPKPEPEEPKEPTLDEQVHDATKEHVEGTAKVIKKWLNGQ from the coding sequence ATGGAAAAGATGAAAAATGTTATCCAATCGTTAAAAACGTGGCATAAGTTAGTAATCGGTGCTGCGCTTTTAGCGATTGTAACAGGAGCACTTTTATACTTCACCTTGCCAGATAAATATGTTGTTGTATATCAAAATTTAAATGATGCAGATAAGCAAGAGATTACAGCAGAATTATCAAAGTTAGGTGTCGATTATCAGTTAGCGGCCGATGGATCGATTCGTGTGCAAAAAAATGATGCTCCATGGGTTCGAAAAGAAATGAATGGGATGGGCTTACCGTTTAATTCTAAAAGTGGTGAGGAAATTTTATTAGAAAGCTCGCTCGGTTCAAGTGAGCAAGATAAAAAAATGAAGCAAATTGTCGGCACGAAAAAGCAATTGGAGCAAGATATTGTAAGAAACTTTGCGACAGTTGAAACGGCAAATGTTCAAATTACATTACCTGAAAAAGAGACAATTTTTGATGAAGAAAAAGCAAAAGGAACAGCTGCGATTACGGTTGGAGTGAAGCGTGGCCAATTATTAACTGCTGATCAAGTTGCGGGTATACAGCAAATGATTAGTGCTGCAGTTCCTGGCGTGAAAGCAGAAGAAGTAAGCGTGATTGATAGCAAAAAAGGTATTATCTCAAAAGGAGCAGATGAAGCGCATTCTACTAGTTCCTCTTCTTATGAAAAAGAAGTAGAGATGCAACATCAAATTGAAGGTAAATTAAAGCAAGATATTGACGCAACATTAATGACAATGTTTAAACCGAATGAATATAAAGTGAATACGAAAGTATCTGTAAACTATGATGAAGTTACACGCCAGTCAGAAAAATATGGTGATAAAGGTGTACTTCGTAGTAAACAAGAGCAAGAAGAAAGCTCTACTGCGCAAGAAGGAGCAGAGACAAAACAAGGTGCTGGTATTACAGCGAACGGTGAAGTGCCAAATTACGGTACGAACAATAATCAAAATGGTAAAATCGTCTATGATAATAAAAATGGTAACAAAATTGAAAACTATGAAATAGATAAAACGGTTGAAACGATTAAGAAACATCCAGAATTAACGAAAACAAATGTTGTAGTATGGGTAGACAATGATACGTTAGTAAAACGAAAAATGGATATGACTACTTTCAAAGAAGCAATCGGTACAGCAGCTGGGCTTCAAGCTGATCCAAATGGGAACTTTACAAACGGTCAAGTTAACGTTGTAACTGTTCAGTTTGATCAGCCGAAAGAAGAGAAGAAGAAAGAACCAGAAGAAAGCGGTATAAACTGGTGGTTATTCGGTGGAATTCCAGCTGGTTTATTAGCGATTGGTGGTCTAGTATGGTTCTTATTAGCAAGACGTAAGAGAAAGAAAGAAGAAGAGGAATATGAAGAATACTTAGCAGAAGAGGAAATTGCTGCAAGTAATGAAAGTATCATGGAAATTCCTGAAGAAAAAATAGTACCAGAGCCAAAACCAGAACCAGAGGAACCGAAAGAACCAACGTTAGATGAACAAGTGCATGACGCTACGAAAGAACATGTAGAAGGAACTGCAAAAGTAATTAAAAAATGGTTAAATGGACAGTAA
- a CDS encoding FliH/SctL family protein, whose protein sequence is MSLFKNRIPKNSVSFSEETYELQFPKPIPVQVEEEIQVDHEELLAQQQSLHTELNQLRQEQQMLERERQQLLHDQEQFQMHVQQQMKEIESAHIQFQKGQQETAYEWTELLWDQSFQLAEKIVNQAVDARLLDVLPILTGIVQTLPTSFEKLVITVHPETFERIQEEKENTKEYWLLQLVEWKYDFSLQFGEFVLEEEKEFFEFKFAPIFAKLRQKWEEEKLFEEQNV, encoded by the coding sequence ATGTCCTTATTTAAAAACAGAATTCCGAAGAATTCTGTTTCTTTTTCTGAAGAAACGTATGAATTACAATTTCCAAAACCAATACCAGTTCAAGTAGAAGAAGAAATACAGGTGGACCATGAAGAGCTTCTTGCACAGCAACAATCATTACATACTGAACTGAATCAACTAAGGCAAGAGCAGCAAATGTTAGAACGAGAGCGTCAGCAGTTATTACATGATCAAGAACAATTTCAAATGCATGTTCAGCAGCAAATGAAAGAGATAGAATCGGCACATATACAGTTTCAAAAAGGGCAACAAGAAACAGCATATGAATGGACAGAATTATTATGGGATCAGTCTTTTCAACTAGCAGAAAAAATTGTGAATCAAGCAGTAGATGCTAGATTGCTTGATGTGTTACCTATTTTAACTGGCATCGTTCAAACGTTGCCTACTTCGTTTGAAAAGTTAGTCATTACCGTACATCCCGAAACATTTGAACGTATTCAAGAAGAGAAGGAAAATACGAAAGAATATTGGTTGCTACAATTAGTAGAATGGAAATATGATTTCTCCTTACAGTTCGGTGAATTTGTTCTAGAAGAAGAGAAAGAGTTCTTTGAATTTAAATTTGCACCTATATTCGCGAAACTTCGCCAGAAATGGGAAGAAGAGAAGTTGTTTGAGGAGCAAAATGTATGA